The following DNA comes from Piliocolobus tephrosceles isolate RC106 unplaced genomic scaffold, ASM277652v3 unscaffolded_34117, whole genome shotgun sequence.
GGGAGCAAAGACAGAAGCCCAGTGAACAAAAGATGGCGAGGCGAGGAGACCCCAGTGCAGGGAGGCCGAGGGTGCAGAGGCCGAGTGGGGCTGTGCTCAGAAGAGAGGCGGTGCTGAAGGGACAGGGAGAGGTGGCCTGGGTGTTGGGAGGTGGCGGTGAGGTGGGGGCTGAGGGCACCCTCCCTGAGGGTGAGGGATAGGAAAGGCCACAGGAGAGGAGAGCAAGAAGAGCTTTGCTGGAGGCGCTGTGGGCAGCGTCGTCCTGCTCTCAGGCACTTTGTGTTTTGTGACACATCCTTTCTATGCTGAACTGAGGACCCAGGGACCTCACTGTCCCCGTATCTGTCTGTCCAGCTCCAGAGGATGAAGCTGAGACCACCCAAGCAGCGCCCACCATGACCCCTGAGCCCCCCATCAAGCCTCGCCTGGGGGAGCTGACTGTGACTGACGCCACCCCCGATTCCCTCAGCCTGTCCTGGACGGTCCCCGAGGGCCAGTTTGACCACTTCCTGGTCCAGTACAGGAATGGGGATGGGCAGCCCAAGGCGGTGCGGGTGCCGGGGCACGAGGACGGGGTCACCATCTCAGGCCTGGAGCCAGACCACAAGTACAAGATGAACCTGTATGGCTTCCACGGTGGCCAGCGCGTGGGTCCCATGTCTGTCATCGGGGTGACGGGTGAGTGGACGGTGGGA
Coding sequences within:
- the LOC113222741 gene encoding tenascin-X-like, which produces PEDEAETTQAAPTMTPEPPIKPRLGELTVTDATPDSLSLSWTVPEGQFDHFLVQYRNGDGQPKAVRVPGHEDGVTISGLEPDHKYKMNLYGFHGGQRVGPMSVIGVTAAEEETPAPTEPSTEAPEPPEEPLLGELTVTGSSPDSLSLSWTVPQGHFDSFTVQYKDRDGRPQ